One part of the Desulfonema ishimotonii genome encodes these proteins:
- a CDS encoding MTH1187 family thiamine-binding protein gives MSVLMEFAMFPTDRGESVSAYVSEVIRMIRDSGVRYQLTPMGTIIETDTLDAALEIVRKAHDILEKESDRIYSTVTFDIRKNAENRLEGKIRSVEEKIGEVNR, from the coding sequence ATGTCTGTTTTAATGGAATTTGCCATGTTTCCCACCGACAGGGGGGAGAGCGTCAGCGCCTATGTCAGTGAGGTCATCCGCATGATCCGGGACAGCGGCGTCCGGTATCAGCTCACACCCATGGGCACAATTATTGAAACCGATACCCTGGACGCGGCGCTGGAGATCGTCCGGAAAGCCCACGATATTCTGGAAAAAGAGTCCGATCGCATCTATTCCACGGTGACGTTCGACATCCGAAAAAACGCGGAAAACCGGCTTGAGGGCAAAATCCGGTCCGTTGAGGAAAAAATCGGCGAAGTGAACCGGTAG
- a CDS encoding retropepsin-like aspartic protease family protein: MVKRFLIILGLSAASVLLLNRCVPEPLTWGENADDILYGVVPLLWLSFIGARSGAYFQSERLRRNLKYGALWIGIFLIIAVAHSYRFELAQVRDRVLANLIPGRQVSEMSGEMRFQISPNGHFYIRAAVNGVPVRFLADTGATDIVITPGTAERLGFSPDRLRFDRLYQTANGPGRGASVRLAELTLGDLRLRDVPASVNESPMSESLLGMSFFNRLKGYTVRNGILTLYW, encoded by the coding sequence ATGGTGAAACGGTTTCTCATCATCCTGGGGCTGTCGGCGGCAAGTGTGCTGCTCCTCAACCGCTGCGTGCCGGAACCCCTGACCTGGGGGGAGAACGCCGACGATATTCTGTACGGCGTCGTGCCGCTCCTCTGGCTCAGCTTCATTGGTGCCCGTTCCGGCGCGTATTTTCAGAGTGAACGCCTTCGGCGGAACCTGAAATACGGTGCCCTGTGGATCGGTATTTTTCTGATCATAGCGGTCGCCCACAGCTACCGCTTTGAGCTGGCACAGGTCCGGGACAGGGTACTCGCGAATCTGATTCCCGGCAGGCAGGTCAGCGAGATGTCCGGGGAGATGCGGTTTCAGATTTCCCCCAATGGCCATTTTTACATCCGGGCAGCGGTGAACGGGGTTCCGGTCCGGTTTCTGGCGGATACGGGCGCAACCGATATCGTGATTACGCCCGGTACGGCGGAACGTCTCGGCTTTTCGCCCGACCGGCTCCGGTTTGACAGGCTTTACCAGACGGCAAACGGTCCCGGACGGGGTGCGTCAGTCCGGCTGGCGGAACTGACGCTCGGCGATCTGCGCCTGCGGGATGTCCCCGCGTCGGTGAACGAATCGCCCATGAGCGAGTCCCTGCTGGGCATGAGTTTTTTTAACCGGCTGAAAGGGTATACGGTGCGGAACGGTATCCTGACATTGTACTGGTGA
- a CDS encoding UbiA-like polyprenyltransferase produces the protein MTALLFRNFSERILIYGRMIKFSHTVFALPFALSALILVSRRYPVTLSDILWILVAMVGARSAAMGFNRLADAGIDARNPRTANREIPAGKLSRSAATLFVAIFSGVFITAAAMLGTLCFYLSFPVLGVLFFYSYTKRFTWLAHIWLGFAISLAPTGAWVAIAGHFSWEILLLSLALLTYIAGFDILYACQDADFDRAQGLFSIPSRFGIPKALVMAKLIHGLSYGAFLGLFFAFDMSGVYLMTAGLIGLLLIFEHWLVRPDDLRNVHIAFFHVNSLISITLFAGILTDELLRHML, from the coding sequence ATGACAGCACTGTTATTCAGAAATTTTTCAGAACGGATATTGATTTATGGCCGGATGATCAAATTCAGCCACACGGTTTTTGCCCTCCCCTTTGCCCTTTCGGCCCTGATACTGGTGAGCAGACGCTATCCCGTCACCCTTTCGGATATTTTATGGATTCTGGTGGCGATGGTCGGGGCCAGATCGGCTGCAATGGGATTTAACCGGCTTGCAGACGCCGGGATTGACGCCCGGAATCCCAGAACTGCCAACCGGGAAATCCCGGCAGGCAAACTCTCCCGAAGCGCTGCAACGCTCTTTGTGGCGATCTTTTCAGGCGTCTTCATCACAGCCGCAGCCATGCTGGGAACGCTCTGTTTTTATCTTTCGTTCCCCGTACTCGGCGTACTGTTTTTTTATTCCTACACCAAGCGCTTCACCTGGCTGGCCCACATCTGGCTCGGATTCGCCATCTCCCTGGCCCCGACAGGCGCATGGGTCGCCATTGCCGGACATTTTTCATGGGAAATCCTGCTGCTCTCCCTGGCGCTGCTGACCTATATTGCGGGATTTGATATCCTGTACGCCTGTCAGGACGCCGATTTTGACAGAGCGCAGGGGCTGTTCTCCATCCCGTCACGGTTTGGCATCCCCAAAGCGCTTGTGATGGCAAAGCTGATTCACGGCCTTTCCTACGGGGCTTTTCTGGGCCTTTTCTTCGCCTTTGACATGAGCGGGGTCTACCTGATGACCGCAGGCCTGATCGGTCTGCTGCTGATTTTTGAACACTGGCTGGTCAGACCGGATGATCTGCGCAATGTTCATATCGCCTTTTTTCATGTCAACAGCCTGATTTCAATAACGCTGTTTGCCGGAATCCTGACCGATGAGCTGCTGCGGCACATGCTCTGA
- a CDS encoding FxsA family protein, producing MLFKLFLAFTLIPAMEIFLFIRIGQVIGIFNTFLIVILSGFAGAYLARMQGLQTLMRVRTSLEQGHVPAEELVDALIILVAGVVLLTPGFFTDTLGLLLLFPPSRFHFKRYLRYKFDQWVRQGNIRFTHFS from the coding sequence ATGTTGTTTAAGCTGTTTCTGGCATTTACACTGATTCCTGCCATGGAGATCTTTCTGTTCATCAGGATCGGGCAGGTTATCGGAATATTCAACACCTTCTTAATTGTCATCCTGTCAGGGTTTGCCGGCGCTTATCTGGCCCGGATGCAGGGGCTTCAGACCCTGATGAGGGTTCGCACCAGCCTGGAACAGGGACATGTGCCGGCAGAGGAGCTTGTTGATGCCCTGATCATTCTGGTGGCCGGTGTTGTGCTGCTGACGCCGGGATTTTTTACAGACACGCTCGGATTGCTCCTCCTCTTCCCACCTTCCCGGTTTCACTTCAAACGGTATCTCCGGTACAAGTTTGACCAGTGGGTTCGGCAGGGCAATATCCGTTTCACCCATTTTTCATAA
- the gatB gene encoding Asp-tRNA(Asn)/Glu-tRNA(Gln) amidotransferase subunit GatB translates to MEFVPVIGLEIHAQLKTRTKIFCNCSTGFGAPPNTHVCPVCLGMPGVLPVLNKKVVEYAIKMGIATHCRINPESRFARKNYFYPDLPKGYQISQYELPICEAGHIDIDLEETRKRIGITRIHMEEDAGKLIHDPDRPVSQVDLNRTGVPLIEIVSEPDMRSPEEAGAYLRKLHSVLRYLRICDGNMEEGSFRCDANISIMPKGSDTFGTRTELKNLNSFKHVEKALHYEILRQQEVIEDGGAIVQETRLWNPDRGVTTSMRGKEEAHDYRYFPDPDLLPLVVDEEWVSEIRETLPELPDEKSQRFVDALGLPPYDAGVLTASRELADYFEDCVKDFSQPKTVSNWVMGSLLGLLNAEGKSIEGSPVSAADLAGLLKLIDEGTISGKIAKTVFEEMAKTGKTSGQIVEEKGLVQVSDVSAIADIADAILENNPGQVEEYRGGKTKLMGFFVGQVMKETRGKANPKVVNEVLRKKLGG, encoded by the coding sequence ATGGAATTTGTACCTGTTATCGGACTCGAAATTCACGCCCAGCTGAAGACCCGGACCAAGATTTTCTGCAACTGTTCCACCGGGTTCGGCGCGCCGCCGAATACCCACGTCTGCCCGGTATGTCTGGGAATGCCGGGGGTGCTGCCGGTCCTGAATAAGAAGGTGGTGGAATACGCCATTAAGATGGGCATCGCCACCCATTGCCGGATCAACCCCGAAAGCCGATTTGCCCGCAAGAATTATTTCTATCCCGATCTGCCCAAAGGATACCAGATTTCGCAATACGAGTTGCCCATCTGTGAGGCCGGCCATATCGACATTGACCTAGAGGAGACCCGGAAGCGAATCGGCATTACCCGTATTCACATGGAAGAGGACGCCGGAAAACTGATTCATGACCCCGATCGCCCGGTCAGCCAGGTTGATCTGAACCGGACCGGTGTCCCCCTGATTGAGATCGTCAGTGAGCCGGATATGCGCTCTCCTGAGGAGGCCGGTGCCTATCTGCGAAAGCTTCACTCCGTTCTCCGGTATCTGCGGATCTGTGACGGCAATATGGAGGAAGGCAGTTTCCGGTGTGACGCCAATATCTCGATCATGCCCAAAGGCTCGGACACCTTCGGCACCCGCACCGAACTGAAAAATCTGAACTCCTTCAAGCATGTGGAAAAGGCGTTGCACTATGAAATTCTGCGCCAGCAGGAGGTGATTGAGGACGGCGGGGCGATTGTTCAGGAAACCCGGCTGTGGAACCCGGACCGGGGGGTTACGACCTCCATGCGGGGCAAGGAGGAGGCCCATGACTATCGCTATTTCCCGGACCCGGATCTGTTGCCGCTGGTGGTGGACGAAGAATGGGTCAGCGAAATCCGGGAGACATTGCCCGAACTGCCGGACGAAAAATCGCAGCGGTTTGTCGATGCGCTGGGCTTGCCCCCCTACGATGCAGGCGTTCTGACTGCCAGCCGGGAGTTGGCAGACTATTTTGAGGATTGTGTGAAGGACTTCAGTCAGCCCAAAACGGTAAGCAACTGGGTGATGGGATCACTTCTGGGCCTGCTGAACGCCGAGGGGAAATCCATAGAGGGTTCCCCTGTCTCGGCTGCTGATCTGGCCGGGCTGTTGAAACTCATTGATGAGGGGACAATCAGCGGGAAAATCGCCAAAACCGTTTTTGAGGAAATGGCCAAAACCGGAAAAACATCCGGGCAGATTGTGGAAGAAAAGGGGCTGGTTCAGGTCTCGGATGTCTCCGCCATAGCGGACATCGCTGATGCGATTCTGGAAAACAATCCGGGGCAGGTGGAAGAGTACCGGGGCGGAAAAACCAAGCTGATGGGATTTTTTGTCGGCCAGGTGATGAAAGAGACAAGGGGAAAGGCAAATCCCAAAGTCGTTAACGAAGTCCTTCGGAAAAAACTGGGCGGATAG
- a CDS encoding RNA-guided endonuclease InsQ/TnpB family protein encodes MKLPLRKSYKYRIYPTKAQESRLENQFSMCRHLYNWKLAERIEAYEKEGVSVGYTQQQNSLPELRKERPWFKDVYSQVLQDVLRRLDNSFQGFYRRIKAGEAPGFPRFKKRGQWDSITYPQYKKRPDSVIDVPKIGKVKLVHHREISDEAKVKTLTITKDAGKWFACFSVEISFPAEPEQDLSDPVGIDLGLIDFFHTSDGEHISAPKCLRQKEKHLKRLQKQLSKAGKRSGRYYRLLKAIQKCHYRIRCKRNDFLHKSANVLLKKSGLIFYEDLKIRNMIRRPAPKQDEEGKYLPNKASAKAGLNKSIADAGWGRFLDILKYKAPHFGKKVAAVPPHYTSQKCSACGNIVQKSLSIRTHSCICGFVSNRDLNAALNILRVGMDTLQART; translated from the coding sequence ATGAAACTGCCGCTTCGCAAGTCTTATAAATATCGCATATATCCGACAAAAGCACAGGAATCCAGGCTGGAAAACCAGTTTTCCATGTGCCGCCACCTTTACAACTGGAAGCTGGCAGAGCGGATTGAAGCGTATGAAAAAGAAGGTGTTTCTGTCGGCTACACCCAGCAGCAGAACAGCCTGCCGGAACTCAGGAAAGAACGACCCTGGTTTAAAGACGTATATTCTCAGGTACTTCAGGACGTGCTGAGGCGGCTGGATAACAGCTTTCAGGGGTTTTACCGCCGGATAAAAGCCGGTGAAGCGCCGGGCTTCCCCAGGTTTAAAAAGCGCGGCCAATGGGACAGTATTACCTATCCTCAGTATAAAAAACGGCCTGATTCTGTTATTGATGTTCCCAAAATCGGTAAGGTAAAACTTGTTCACCATCGTGAAATATCGGACGAAGCGAAAGTAAAGACTCTGACAATAACAAAGGACGCAGGCAAGTGGTTTGCCTGTTTCTCTGTGGAAATTTCTTTTCCCGCAGAGCCTGAGCAGGACTTGTCCGATCCGGTCGGTATTGATCTGGGCCTTATAGATTTCTTCCACACTTCTGACGGCGAACATATCTCCGCTCCCAAATGCCTCAGACAGAAAGAGAAACACCTAAAACGCTTGCAGAAGCAGCTTTCAAAAGCCGGAAAGCGGTCAGGACGATATTACAGGCTCCTGAAAGCAATACAGAAGTGTCATTACCGAATAAGATGTAAAAGAAATGATTTTCTACATAAATCAGCCAACGTCCTGCTGAAAAAGAGCGGCCTGATTTTCTACGAAGACCTTAAAATAAGGAACATGATACGGCGGCCCGCGCCAAAGCAGGACGAAGAAGGTAAATACCTGCCGAACAAGGCTTCTGCCAAAGCCGGGTTAAACAAATCCATTGCAGATGCAGGATGGGGCCGCTTCCTTGATATTTTGAAATATAAAGCCCCGCATTTTGGAAAAAAGGTCGCCGCCGTACCGCCGCATTACACATCACAAAAATGCTCTGCCTGCGGCAATATCGTTCAAAAATCTCTGTCTATTCGTACACATAGCTGTATCTGCGGCTTTGTAAGTAACCGCGACTTGAACGCGGCTCTGAATATCCTGCGTGTCGGGATGGACACGCTTCAGGCCCGGACCTGA
- the tnpA gene encoding IS200/IS605 family transposase has protein sequence MKYRIDKGCHSVYCIQFHLIFCVKYRRKVLTKEISERLKELIVEIADKFGVRIIEQETDKDHIHMLFASKPAVTLSKFINSLKSVTSRMIRKEFPEIRQYLWKDKFWSPSYFLASVGQVTLDDVKKYVENQGKK, from the coding sequence ATGAAATATAGAATTGATAAAGGATGCCATTCAGTATATTGTATTCAGTTCCACCTGATATTCTGCGTGAAATACAGGCGTAAGGTTCTGACAAAAGAGATTTCTGAGAGGCTGAAAGAACTTATAGTTGAAATCGCTGATAAATTCGGCGTAAGGATAATCGAACAGGAAACAGATAAAGACCATATACATATGCTGTTTGCTTCAAAGCCCGCTGTTACTTTATCCAAATTTATAAACAGCCTGAAGTCTGTTACTTCCCGTATGATAAGAAAAGAATTTCCGGAGATAAGGCAATATCTTTGGAAAGATAAATTCTGGTCTCCATCGTATTTTCTCGCATCGGTCGGACAGGTGACATTGGACGATGTAAAAAAATATGTTGAAAATCAGGGGAAAAAATAA
- a CDS encoding glycosyltransferase produces the protein MTLNNLTENTADSPPPDILTEQIAAFGEASDAGTLFRSRDSADFETMRQQVRNAFFALLTAHRPFLERTRGLSWPYEMLRCREATFAHLARNGETPFVRHQVRLFLTLLPFPGQWRRLSDAEQASCPHPEIEEFIRGEQRKTAAKLRKKSQKTFKLRHFCQILKRPDLPREKGVLRIFSLPYLFADSRLLNALNRQYFLYIEPPWGVLARHAWLRAFSCLEDPCLFGVGGREDADFLAGQPGILTTPLAHGDFLEDLPPESAGEKQFDIVFNATFDDMPRKRHRFMLTLLSHPLLKDATALFIGRGAEKNVAACRQMIREPGLSDRVTLCANLMRRDVPAYLARCRVGVQVSQHENACRSIYECFRADLPCAVSSAMAGFNFDLFSDQNGVVAPDRMLPRTISEMLGQTARFAPRSWFLKHSGSLNSTRMLNHQLRGIFSQLGYAWQTDIVPLGSSGASRYVDHAHHEMFRPESESLLKIFRSQPELPVRLVI, from the coding sequence ATGACCTTGAATAATCTGACGGAAAATACGGCGGATTCGCCTCCGCCCGATATACTGACGGAACAGATCGCGGCTTTTGGTGAGGCCTCAGACGCGGGAACGCTCTTCCGGTCCCGGGACAGCGCTGATTTTGAAACCATGCGGCAGCAGGTCAGAAACGCCTTTTTTGCGCTTCTGACAGCGCATCGCCCGTTTCTGGAACGTACCAGAGGGCTTTCCTGGCCCTATGAGATGCTCCGTTGCCGGGAGGCGACGTTCGCACATCTCGCCCGGAACGGAGAGACGCCCTTTGTCCGTCATCAGGTCCGCCTCTTTCTGACGCTGCTGCCCTTTCCGGGACAGTGGCGTCGGCTTTCCGATGCGGAACAGGCGTCATGCCCCCACCCCGAAATCGAAGAGTTCATCCGGGGAGAGCAGCGGAAAACCGCAGCAAAGCTCCGCAAAAAAAGCCAGAAAACCTTTAAGCTGCGCCATTTCTGCCAGATCCTGAAACGGCCCGACCTGCCCCGCGAAAAAGGGGTGCTGCGGATCTTTTCGCTCCCCTATCTCTTTGCCGACTCCCGGCTGTTAAACGCCCTGAACCGGCAATATTTTCTCTACATCGAGCCGCCCTGGGGCGTTCTGGCGCGTCACGCATGGCTGCGGGCCTTTTCATGTCTTGAAGACCCCTGCCTGTTCGGCGTGGGGGGCCGCGAAGATGCTGATTTCCTGGCGGGCCAGCCGGGCATCCTCACCACCCCGCTGGCCCACGGTGATTTTCTGGAGGATCTGCCACCGGAATCCGCAGGGGAAAAACAGTTTGATATTGTCTTCAATGCCACATTCGACGATATGCCCAGAAAGCGGCACCGGTTTATGCTGACGCTGCTCAGTCATCCGCTCCTGAAAGATGCGACCGCCCTGTTCATCGGCAGGGGGGCTGAGAAGAACGTGGCCGCATGCAGGCAGATGATCCGCGAGCCGGGCCTGAGTGACCGGGTGACGCTGTGCGCCAATCTGATGCGGCGGGATGTGCCGGCATACCTGGCCCGGTGCCGGGTCGGGGTTCAGGTCTCTCAGCACGAAAACGCCTGCCGGAGCATCTACGAGTGTTTCCGGGCCGATCTCCCCTGTGCGGTATCGTCGGCCATGGCCGGTTTCAACTTCGACCTGTTCAGCGACCAGAACGGCGTTGTGGCCCCGGATAGAATGCTGCCCCGGACGATTTCAGAGATGCTCGGCCAGACCGCCCGGTTTGCGCCGCGAAGCTGGTTTCTGAAGCATTCCGGCAGCCTCAATTCGACCCGGATGCTGAACCATCAGCTCCGGGGGATCTTTTCGCAGCTCGGCTATGCCTGGCAGACGGATATCGTTCCACTGGGGAGCAGCGGTGCCAGCCGGTATGTGGATCATGCCCACCATGAGATGTTCAGGCCGGAATCTGAATCGCTTCTCAAAATATTCCGGAGTCAGCCGGAACTGCCGGTTCGCCTTGTAATTTGA
- a CDS encoding pyridoxal phosphate-dependent aminotransferase: MSIANKIKVVIEKSSWIRKMFEEGGRLRAQHGADKVFDFSLGNPNLPPPDQFNDVLRDTVDACGLGDHCYMPNTGYPEVCKCIADYLCTEQQAEVTEKEVIMTCGAAGALNVILKTLLDPGDEVLVPAPYFVEYNAYADNHGGVLKTVPTRPDFTLDLDAMAGAVTEKTKAVLINSPNNPTGQIYSGESLMALGQMLTEKGRAFNRTIYLLSDEPYRKIVYDGAVVPSIFRCYNESIIATSYSKDLSIPGERLGFIAVSPDATYKSDLMAGLTLANRILGFVNAPALMQRVVSCLQGVSVDMSEYARKRKLLCDGLAECGYEFITPPGAFYLFPKSPIPDDVEFVRALQEELILAVPGSGFGGPGHFRLAFCVDDATITNAMPGFRRAIEKFK; this comes from the coding sequence ATGTCAATTGCGAATAAAATCAAGGTGGTTATCGAGAAATCCTCCTGGATCCGAAAAATGTTTGAAGAGGGGGGCAGGCTCAGGGCGCAGCACGGGGCCGACAAGGTGTTCGATTTCAGTCTGGGCAACCCGAACCTCCCGCCCCCGGATCAGTTCAACGACGTGCTTCGGGATACGGTGGACGCCTGCGGGCTGGGCGATCACTGCTACATGCCCAATACGGGCTATCCCGAGGTCTGCAAGTGCATCGCCGATTATCTCTGCACCGAGCAGCAGGCCGAGGTGACGGAAAAAGAGGTCATTATGACCTGCGGGGCGGCCGGTGCCCTGAACGTCATCCTGAAAACCCTGCTTGATCCCGGCGACGAAGTACTCGTGCCTGCGCCGTATTTTGTGGAATACAACGCCTATGCGGACAACCACGGCGGCGTTCTGAAGACCGTGCCCACCCGGCCCGATTTTACGCTGGATCTCGATGCCATGGCCGGGGCGGTCACGGAGAAAACCAAGGCGGTCCTGATCAACTCCCCCAACAACCCCACAGGCCAGATCTACTCCGGGGAAAGCCTGATGGCCCTGGGGCAGATGCTGACCGAAAAGGGCAGGGCGTTCAACCGGACGATCTACCTGCTCTCGGATGAGCCTTACCGCAAGATCGTCTATGACGGCGCGGTGGTGCCCAGCATCTTCCGGTGTTATAATGAGAGCATCATTGCCACCTCCTATTCCAAAGACCTGTCGATCCCCGGTGAGCGCCTGGGATTTATCGCGGTCAGCCCCGACGCGACATATAAAAGCGATCTGATGGCCGGGCTGACGCTGGCAAACCGGATTCTCGGCTTTGTCAACGCCCCGGCCCTGATGCAGCGGGTGGTTTCCTGTTTGCAGGGAGTCAGCGTGGATATGTCTGAATATGCCCGGAAGCGGAAGCTGCTGTGCGACGGTCTGGCCGAATGCGGTTACGAGTTTATCACACCGCCCGGCGCATTTTACCTGTTTCCCAAAAGCCCGATTCCTGATGATGTGGAATTTGTCCGGGCGCTTCAGGAAGAGCTGATTCTGGCGGTCCCCGGCAGCGGGTTCGGCGGCCCCGGCCATTTCCGGCTTGCCTTCTGTGTGGATGATGCCACCATCACCAACGCCATGCCCGGCTTCAGGCGGGCCATTGAGAAATTTAAGTAA
- a CDS encoding NifU family protein has protein sequence MKERVQAVLDKVRPVLQRDGGDVELVEITDNGIVRVRLQGACAGCPMSQMTLRNGIERVLKQEIPEIKAVEPA, from the coding sequence ATGAAAGAAAGAGTACAGGCGGTATTGGATAAGGTCAGACCGGTCCTCCAGCGGGACGGCGGCGATGTGGAACTGGTGGAAATCACGGATAACGGCATCGTCAGGGTGCGGCTTCAGGGCGCGTGTGCCGGATGCCCCATGTCCCAGATGACCCTGAGAAACGGTATCGAGCGCGTCCTGAAACAGGAAATCCCGGAAATCAAAGCTGTTGAGCCTGCCTAA
- a CDS encoding endonuclease/exonuclease/phosphatase family protein, which yields MTNGRRTDPDEKPKGCGIRKTIRLITWNVGGIPFLRTPPALRNEKKREIQAEIQRLTETCRPDFVLFQEVVRYNRAGTRSGAEELIVPPPGYHYRSYIAINTRRQNHPAKWNPIRSEHAGDWPDEAYLGQGNGIMWRRDIPHCSIWDYQRKNASVGPVPEVETIRIDTGLFTGNRDTEPRLAVVTHFVHGPTDRDIFIVNLHMTTLRGEREGFPEKDSRGSEIRLNQVAIVLNGIVSRYNEWREQQGKTRSDERAVWILGGDFNATPDSDEIGKIRQMNFMDLCEDARGTGSKRSKYGHRASITVDYIFAGPQYFAFDPHQVRRKLRQFRESDPQPCYGPIYADNIESISDHYPVLACFPLA from the coding sequence GTGACGAATGGCCGGAGAACTGATCCTGATGAAAAACCGAAAGGCTGTGGTATAAGAAAAACCATCCGGCTGATCACCTGGAATGTGGGGGGCATCCCGTTTCTGCGGACGCCTCCGGCCCTCAGAAACGAAAAAAAAAGAGAGATTCAGGCCGAAATTCAGCGGCTGACAGAGACCTGCAGGCCGGATTTCGTCCTCTTCCAGGAGGTGGTCCGGTACAACCGGGCCGGGACACGGTCGGGGGCCGAAGAGCTGATCGTTCCGCCGCCCGGATATCATTACCGCTCCTACATCGCCATCAACACGAGACGGCAGAATCACCCGGCCAAATGGAATCCCATCCGCTCGGAACACGCCGGAGACTGGCCGGATGAAGCTTATCTGGGCCAGGGCAACGGGATCATGTGGCGCAGGGATATTCCCCACTGCTCCATCTGGGACTATCAGCGGAAAAATGCCAGTGTCGGGCCGGTGCCCGAAGTGGAAACGATCCGCATCGACACGGGCCTGTTTACGGGAAACCGGGACACGGAGCCGAGGCTTGCGGTCGTGACCCACTTTGTCCACGGGCCGACGGACCGGGATATCTTTATCGTCAACCTCCACATGACCACTCTCAGAGGAGAGCGGGAGGGCTTTCCGGAAAAGGACAGCCGGGGCTCGGAAATCCGGCTGAATCAGGTGGCGATCGTGCTGAACGGCATTGTCTCCCGGTATAACGAGTGGCGGGAGCAGCAGGGCAAAACCCGGTCGGACGAGCGGGCCGTCTGGATTCTGGGAGGGGATTTCAACGCCACCCCCGATTCGGACGAAATCGGCAAAATCCGGCAGATGAACTTCATGGACCTGTGTGAAGATGCCAGGGGCACGGGCAGCAAGCGCAGCAAATACGGACACCGGGCCAGCATCACCGTGGATTACATCTTTGCAGGGCCTCAGTATTTCGCCTTTGACCCCCACCAGGTCCGCCGGAAACTGCGGCAGTTCCGGGAAAGCGATCCGCAGCCCTGTTACGGGCCTATTTACGCTGACAACATCGAAAGCATCTCCGATCACTATCCGGTGCTGGCCTGTTTTCCCCTGGCGTGA
- the waaF gene encoding lipopolysaccharide heptosyltransferase II, with product MKKINPQKTDRILIRAANWVGDAIMSTPMLRAVRRNFPNAEIFILAKPWVAPVFEHSPDVDHILIYDKAGRHGGPWGIPRLCRELRRYRFDLAVLVQNAFEAALIAWLAGIPNRLGYDTDGRSPLLTHAVPMRPHLKKRHQIDYYLGILQGVSLPSFGREMTLAVPASERKGAEALLNRCGTTGADGIIGINPGAAFGSAKRWFPERYAELCIRLRKNRPGLPVVVFGGPGEEALGETICRKVGDGCVSLCGRTTLREAVALIDRCRLFVTNDSGLMHVAAALDIPQVAVFGPTNHTTTSPASRNAHMVWTPTPCSPCMKPECPLGHHRCMKAVTADLVCGVAEKILNHP from the coding sequence ATGAAAAAAATTAACCCTCAGAAAACAGACCGAATCCTGATCCGGGCGGCCAACTGGGTGGGCGATGCCATTATGAGTACGCCCATGCTCCGGGCCGTGCGCCGGAACTTCCCCAATGCGGAGATTTTTATTCTGGCAAAGCCCTGGGTGGCGCCGGTATTTGAACACAGCCCGGATGTCGATCATATTCTGATTTACGACAAAGCCGGACGGCATGGCGGCCCGTGGGGCATCCCCCGGCTGTGCCGGGAGCTGCGGCGCTACCGGTTCGATTTGGCCGTGCTGGTGCAGAACGCCTTTGAGGCGGCCCTGATTGCCTGGCTGGCGGGAATTCCCAACCGGCTGGGCTATGATACCGACGGCAGATCGCCCCTGCTCACCCACGCGGTCCCCATGAGACCGCACCTCAAAAAACGCCACCAGATCGACTACTACCTGGGCATTCTTCAGGGGGTATCGCTCCCCTCCTTTGGCCGGGAGATGACACTGGCGGTCCCGGCGTCGGAACGGAAGGGGGCGGAGGCCCTGCTCAACCGCTGCGGCACCACCGGGGCCGACGGCATTATCGGCATCAATCCGGGGGCGGCCTTTGGCAGCGCCAAACGGTGGTTTCCCGAACGGTACGCAGAGCTGTGCATCCGGCTGCGGAAAAACCGCCCCGGCCTGCCCGTTGTCGTGTTCGGCGGTCCGGGCGAAGAAGCCCTGGGCGAAACGATCTGCCGGAAGGTGGGCGACGGGTGTGTCTCCCTCTGCGGCAGAACCACCCTGCGGGAGGCCGTGGCCCTCATCGACCGGTGCAGGCTGTTTGTCACCAATGACTCCGGGCTGATGCATGTGGCGGCGGCCCTGGACATCCCGCAGGTGGCGGTCTTCGGTCCCACCAATCACACCACCACGTCCCCGGCCAGCCGGAATGCCCACATGGTATGGACGCCCACGCCGTGCAGCCCGTGCATGAAGCCCGAATGTCCCCTGGGGCACCATCGGTGCATGAAGGCGGTCACGGCAGATCTGGTCTGCGGGGTGGCGGAAAAAATCCTGAACCATCCGTAA